From the Polaribacter huanghezhanensis genome, the window CTTTAAACGGAACAGCAACTACATTAATTTTTTTAATGCTTTTTAAAGTTGCTTTTGTTTCTTCAGAAACATTATCAGACTTTATTTGTAAAATACTTGCTGGTACATCAAAAGTGATAAATCCAGATTTTTCTTGACTTTTAACTAAATAGCTTTGCAAAGATTCATCATTACAAGATGTAAATGAGAATGCTAAAATAAAAGCTACGACTACTGTTGTTATTTTTTTCATTGGTTTTGTTTTTAGTGATTTTTTATAGCAATTTTTTTGTACACCTAAATGATTAGGATTTCTTTCCATCATGAGCAAATTTATCTGCTAAGCTTGATAATTTATTAATGTCTATCATTCCTGTTAAAGAAACAATTACAGACTCTGCATTACCCTCAGTAACTCTACTAACTCCGTTTACATACATTAATACTTCACTAACATAATCTTTTTTACCATTTGTTTTTACATAAATTTTAACTCTAGCGTCTTTGTCTTTCATTCTCATCAACTCTGTTAAGTTCGATTTTTTAACTGCAGAAGTTACCATAGTTTCCATTGTTTTTGCAACATTCGCATTGCTTGTTTTAAAAACTTTTAACTCTTTTAAGTTTTGGATCATTTTAAACACTTCTACAGCTTCATTATCTCCAGACATGTCTGGATTGAATTTTTGTAGTAATTGGAATGCATCTTTATTGATGATAAAAGAAGATACTTCATCCATATTTTCTAATTTATCAAACATAGATTGCCCAAAAGTTACTGCTGGTGCTATTACTAATGCTATTAATACGATTATTTTTTTCATGATTTCTTGTGTTTACTTGGTTTACTAATTATTTTAATTTTACTTGGCTTTTAATATTTTATTTACGGTGTCTTCGTAGGTATACAAACTTGCTACAGCTTCATTTCCTTTGTTTAAATTTGATGATAGCATTTCTAAGACATCCTTAACTTGCGCATATTGTACTTTCGCTTTTTGTTCTTTATGAATTTCATTACCCATATACACACTGAATAATAAAACTACTGATGCAGCTACTGACAACCATTTCCAATTCGTTTTTTTAGTTTTTAATTGGATTGGTTTTGTAGATGTTTCTGCTTTATTGATGGCAAAATAACTAAACATTGATTCATATTCTTGCAAATGTGAAGCTACATTACCTGATAAAAAATAGTTTTTTAAGGTTGCTTCTTCTTGCAAAGTAGTTTCTGCATTTAGATATTTTTCTAACAACTGTTCTATTTTAGATAATTCCATAATTGTGTTGTTTTATTAGTTCTTCTCTTATTGTTTTTCTTGCTCTTGATAACGCTACTCTAACGGCTGTTGGTTTTAACTCTAACATTTTCCCGATCTCTTCAAAATCGTACTCTTCAACGTCTCTTAATTGAATCACTAACTTTTGCTGTTCTGGCAACTTCTCAATAAGCCTATGTACTTGGCTAACACTATCTCGATACTCCATTTTTTTATCTAAAGAAGTATCTTTTTCTTTATAATTACTATGAACCAATGTTAAGTTTGATGCTTGTTTAGATTTTAATCTATCAAAACAATAATTTTTAGTCATTGTCATTGCAAAGGCTTCAATATTTTTATATTCAGCTATTTTGGTTCTATTCTTCCATAATTTAAAATACAATTCTTGCGTTGCATCTTCTGCTTCTTCAGTAGATACCAATAGCCTTTTGGCCAAACGAAAGACTTTGTCTTTAAAGGGTAAAACAGATTTTAAAAAGTCTGATTGATTCATTAATTTGTTATAATTGTTCTGTAAAAACGGTTCTTTTAATTACTTCTACACCTTTATGACGATGCATAATTAATTTTGTTACATCTATTTTTTAAATGTACTATAATTCTCTAAATCGCATTACATAAACAATCACTTTTATAAATGCTGGATTAATGAAAAACCTCTATAAAGTTCTACTCTTAGTAGGTGTCTCTCTTGCTTTATACAATTGTACCAAAGAGGATACAATTCCTGCGGATGTAGAAATCAATGATTTTGTTTGGAAAGCTATGAATGCCTATTATTTATATCAAGATCAAATTCCGGATTTAGCAGACAGACGATTCAACAATCAGCCAGTATTAAATAGTTATTTAAGAGGATTTGCCTCGCCAAATGAATTATTTTTAAATGTAGTATACGACAGACCAAACACAGATAACAAATCCGTTTTACTTAACGATTACAATTTAATTCAGCAACCAAATAGAAGAACTTCATTTACTCATGGAGTTGAATATGGAATTGTTGCCGAGCCAGGAAATACAGATAATGTGATTGGTTTTGTGCAATATATTTTACCAAACTCAAACGCATCAACCTTGTCTATTAAAAGAAGTGATTTTTTCTACGCAGTAGATAATGTGCAATTAACAAGAGACAATTTTAACTCTTTATTAGAAGCAGCAGCAACTTCTTATGAATTAAGCATGGCAACTTTTGATGGAACAACGGTTACGCCAAACGGAACAAAAATTTCATTGACAAAAACCGCTTACACACATAACCCTGTTTTTATATCAAAAAATATTGCAAGTGGAGGAAACAAAATTGGGTATTTACTGTACAACAACGATTTTTCTAGCAATTACATCAACGACTTAAATACTACCTTTTTACAATTTAAAAATCAAGGAGTTAATGAGTTGATTTTAGATCTTCGTTACAATGTTGGCGGCGGAAGTTTTGTTCAAAACATCAATCAAATTGCGAGTATGATTACCGGGCAATTTACAGATCAACCTTTTGCAAAAAATCGTTGGAATAGCAAAGCACAAGCTTGGTTTGAGTTGAATCAACCAGATTCTTTAATAACAAAATTTACAAATAAAATAAACAATACAACTCCAATTAACAGTTTAGAATTAACAGATATCTATATTATTTTAAACGGAAGTTCTTCTTCTGTAGAATTATTAATCAATAGTTTAAAAAGTTATATCAATGTGCATATTATAAACAGCAATACAACAGCCGGGAATAATACTGGATCAATTACTTTATATAATTCTATAGATTATAATTCTATTGGTAAAAGCGTAAATCATACGGTAGCTGTGCAACCAATTGTGTTAGAATTTTTAAACAATGATAAGGTAACTTATGCTGATGGATTTACCCCAGACTTAAGAATTTGTGATGAAGAAAATACTTTAAATCTAGGTGCTTTAGGAGAAACTTCTGATCCAATTTTAAATGAAGTTCTACAATTTATAAATGGATCTCCTCCAAATCCTCCTGGAATATGCAACCCAAATAATTTAGCTCTTTTATACAATTCTGTTCGCAATCAGCGAATTATTGATGCGGGCATTTTTATTAAACAAAATTTACCGAATACGAATTAAGTTTTTAAATCTGGTCTAAATTCATTCATTAAATTTTCATCTTTTAATTTCGCATAGTTAAAACCAGATTGCCACCACTTTCGCATTAATTTTTTATCAAATATTAAAGAATTTGTTGTTAATACTGAAGGTGTATAATATAAATTTAGTTTTACATTGTTTTGTTTTGCGGTTAATTTACCAATCGTAATATTATGTCGCTCTACATGTTCTAACATAAAATCGAAAGTATCAAACAATAAAGAAAAAGGATTTTTAGATTTCATTCTATTGATTTGAGTTACTTCTGTTTCTAAAATAATGGCATCTACTTCTGTTGCTCCACGTATAATTGCTTCTCTAATTGGCACCAAACAACCAAATCCGCCATCGGCATATTGACAACCATTTTTTTCTAACAAACTCATAAACGGAATGTAGTTGCACGAAGCCCAAACCCAATCACAAAAATCATTATACGTACATTCTCTTAGTGTTTTATATTCTACTTCGTTTGTAGATAAATTAGACACCGTAACCACAACTTCTTTTTCGTTTTCAATAATTTTTAGAAACACTTCTTCGGTAATATTGTTTTTGATGAGTTTTCTAAGATTTTTACTTTCTCCAAATGTTTTTCTACCGTTAATGATATTCCAAAGTGTATTTAAATGATTGATGGCGATCACATTTTCTCCATATTTCTTTTTTATAATAAAAGGATTGTTGCTAAAAATGGTTTGCTGATTTACATTCGTATAAAGAGTTTTTAATTCATCTATTTTGCCTAATGCCAGATGAGAAACCATTAAGCTACCCGTAGAAGTACCTATAAAAATATCGTAAATACGCTTTTCTTCTTCCATTAAATATTGCGCAACACCACCAGCAAATGCTCCTTTGCTACCACCACCAGAAATTACTAAAGCTTTTTTATTAGTACTCATTAAAAATCAATATTAATAGTTCGCAAAAAATTTGTTGTCAATTTACAATTAAACAAAGCAATATTGTAATTTAGTCGTTTAAAAAATGAAAAAATGAAAAAAATTTCCCTTTTATTTTGTTTGGCAGTCATTGGCCTTTCTTGCAAACAAGAACATGTACCAAGAAATTTTGAGACTGTTTCAATCCAAAAATTTGATATTGACAGCACAAGCATTAGAGCAATTATTGCTGTAAATGCAAATGAAGTATTGTTTGCTGGTTCTCGTGGAGATATTGGTTTAACTGATGATGGCGGTAAAACCTGGAATATTGAACACTTAAAATATCAAGATTCTATTGTGCCACATTTTAGAAGTTTGGCAAAAACATCTTCTGCCGTATTTGCATTGTCGGTAGAAAATCCTGCGTTGTTATTTAAAATTCAATCTGGAGAAAAAAAAGTAGTGTATAAAGAAGAACACGAAAAAGTATTTTACGATGCCATGACTTTTTTAGATGATAAAACCGGCATTGCGATTGGAGATCCAATTGATGGTTGTACATCTATTATTATGACAAATGATGGCGGCAAAACTTGGAGAAAAATTGATTGTGCTAATTTGCCAGAAGTAAATGAAGGCGAAGCTTCTTTTGCAGCAAGCAATACCAACATCGCTTTTTATAAAAAAAATATTTGGGTAGTTACTGGCGGAACAAAAGCTAGAGTTTTAAAATCTACTGATAAAGGTAAAACTTGGGAAGTTATAGAAACTCCGATGATTCAAGGTAACGGGCCACAAGGAATTTATTCTGTAGATTTTTATGATAAAAATAACGGAATAATTGTAGGTGGAGATTTCTCTAAACCAAATGAAAACAAAGCAAACAAAGCAATTACAACCGACGGCGGAAAAACATGGACTTTAGTAGCAGACGGACAAGCACCAAATTATAAAAGTTGTGTAAAATACATTCCTGGCACAAAAGGAAAAGAAGTTATTGCTGTTGGAAAAACGGGTGTTTCTTTTTCTAATGATGGAGGAATAAC encodes:
- a CDS encoding DUF4252 domain-containing protein, giving the protein MKKIIVLIALVIAPAVTFGQSMFDKLENMDEVSSFIINKDAFQLLQKFNPDMSGDNEAVEVFKMIQNLKELKVFKTSNANVAKTMETMVTSAVKKSNLTELMRMKDKDARVKIYVKTNGKKDYVSEVLMYVNGVSRVTEGNAESVIVSLTGMIDINKLSSLADKFAHDGKKS
- a CDS encoding RNA polymerase sigma factor, with the translated sequence MNQSDFLKSVLPFKDKVFRLAKRLLVSTEEAEDATQELYFKLWKNRTKIAEYKNIEAFAMTMTKNYCFDRLKSKQASNLTLVHSNYKEKDTSLDKKMEYRDSVSQVHRLIEKLPEQQKLVIQLRDVEEYDFEEIGKMLELKPTAVRVALSRARKTIREELIKQHNYGII
- a CDS encoding S41 family peptidase, giving the protein MKNLYKVLLLVGVSLALYNCTKEDTIPADVEINDFVWKAMNAYYLYQDQIPDLADRRFNNQPVLNSYLRGFASPNELFLNVVYDRPNTDNKSVLLNDYNLIQQPNRRTSFTHGVEYGIVAEPGNTDNVIGFVQYILPNSNASTLSIKRSDFFYAVDNVQLTRDNFNSLLEAAATSYELSMATFDGTTVTPNGTKISLTKTAYTHNPVFISKNIASGGNKIGYLLYNNDFSSNYINDLNTTFLQFKNQGVNELILDLRYNVGGGSFVQNINQIASMITGQFTDQPFAKNRWNSKAQAWFELNQPDSLITKFTNKINNTTPINSLELTDIYIILNGSSSSVELLINSLKSYINVHIINSNTTAGNNTGSITLYNSIDYNSIGKSVNHTVAVQPIVLEFLNNDKVTYADGFTPDLRICDEENTLNLGALGETSDPILNEVLQFINGSPPNPPGICNPNNLALLYNSVRNQRIIDAGIFIKQNLPNTN
- a CDS encoding patatin-like phospholipase family protein, with the translated sequence MSTNKKALVISGGGSKGAFAGGVAQYLMEEEKRIYDIFIGTSTGSLMVSHLALGKIDELKTLYTNVNQQTIFSNNPFIIKKKYGENVIAINHLNTLWNIINGRKTFGESKNLRKLIKNNITEEVFLKIIENEKEVVVTVSNLSTNEVEYKTLRECTYNDFCDWVWASCNYIPFMSLLEKNGCQYADGGFGCLVPIREAIIRGATEVDAIILETEVTQINRMKSKNPFSLLFDTFDFMLEHVERHNITIGKLTAKQNNVKLNLYYTPSVLTTNSLIFDKKLMRKWWQSGFNYAKLKDENLMNEFRPDLKT
- a CDS encoding WD40/YVTN/BNR-like repeat-containing protein, whose product is MKKISLLFCLAVIGLSCKQEHVPRNFETVSIQKFDIDSTSIRAIIAVNANEVLFAGSRGDIGLTDDGGKTWNIEHLKYQDSIVPHFRSLAKTSSAVFALSVENPALLFKIQSGEKKVVYKEEHEKVFYDAMTFLDDKTGIAIGDPIDGCTSIIMTNDGGKTWRKIDCANLPEVNEGEASFAASNTNIAFYKKNIWVVTGGTKARVLKSTDKGKTWEVIETPMIQGNGPQGIYSVDFYDKNNGIIVGGDFSKPNENKANKAITTDGGKTWTLVADGQAPNYKSCVKYIPGTKGKEVIAVGKTGVSFSNDGGITWKDISKDGYYAIDFVDKNTAWLSGHQKIGKLVLK